In Candidatus Defluviilinea proxima, a single genomic region encodes these proteins:
- a CDS encoding quinone-dependent dihydroorotate dehydrogenase: protein MYPLFRNLLFRLQPEDAHHITLNALSLAGNFPPSRWVLQKVFQAPPKPVQIFGLTFKNPVGIAAGYDKDALAINGLSAMGFGHVEVGTVTPRPQTGNPKPRSFRLLEDEGVINRMGFPSRGSEFVQMQLNPTLRAGWFERTFGIQPRSEKYKKVVVRKGDVVLGVNIGKNKETPNESAVLDYLELLQNFAPYADYIAINISSPNTVGLRQLQGREALNGLLTQLHAQRQLEEKRLEKKLPLLVKLAPDLTESELDDAIGVIIDTGMDGVIATNTTLAREGLKSIHQSETGGLSGSPLTVKSEAVLSRVVKLVNGKVPIISVGGIMSPDDAKKRLALGASLIQMYTGLVYRGPGLVREIIKSL from the coding sequence ATGTACCCGTTATTCCGTAACCTTCTTTTCCGCCTCCAACCCGAGGATGCACATCACATTACCTTAAATGCATTGAGTCTTGCGGGGAACTTTCCACCTTCCCGTTGGGTTTTGCAAAAAGTATTCCAAGCCCCACCCAAACCTGTGCAGATATTTGGGTTAACATTCAAGAATCCGGTGGGGATCGCCGCCGGGTATGACAAGGACGCCCTCGCCATCAATGGTCTCTCGGCTATGGGCTTCGGCCACGTGGAAGTGGGAACGGTCACACCTCGACCACAAACTGGGAACCCGAAACCGCGTTCTTTTCGGCTGTTAGAGGATGAGGGCGTTATCAATCGCATGGGTTTTCCCAGCCGTGGTTCGGAATTTGTGCAAATGCAATTGAACCCAACCTTACGCGCGGGATGGTTCGAACGAACCTTTGGCATTCAACCCCGCAGTGAAAAATATAAAAAGGTTGTCGTTCGCAAAGGTGATGTAGTTCTGGGGGTCAACATCGGTAAGAACAAAGAGACGCCCAACGAATCCGCTGTGTTAGATTATCTTGAACTGTTACAAAACTTTGCACCCTATGCTGATTACATCGCTATCAACATCAGTTCACCGAATACCGTCGGCCTGCGTCAATTGCAGGGACGCGAAGCCTTGAACGGATTGCTGACTCAACTCCATGCGCAACGTCAACTCGAAGAGAAAAGACTGGAAAAGAAACTCCCGCTTCTCGTCAAGCTCGCGCCTGATCTGACCGAATCAGAATTGGATGATGCGATCGGCGTCATCATCGATACCGGCATGGACGGAGTCATCGCCACGAACACAACACTGGCCCGCGAGGGGTTGAAGTCCATACATCAGAGTGAAACAGGCGGGTTAAGCGGGAGTCCGCTAACAGTTAAGAGTGAAGCGGTTTTGAGTCGCGTTGTAAAACTGGTCAATGGAAAAGTACCGATCATCAGCGTGGGCGGCATCATGAGTCCCGATGATGCAAAGAAAAGACTCGCCTTGGGAGCGAGTCTCATTCAGATGTATACGGGGTTGGTCTATCGTGGGCCCGGCTTGGTTCGCGAGATTATAAAAAGTTTATAA
- a CDS encoding rhodanese-like domain-containing protein yields the protein MRKTQSVLLAFVMFFVTACSVATATPAPDTNFIPTQIEELTLPSTKLPTKAPANNLPLTDADVPRVTVENAKAAFDAGVAIIVDVRSQEAYDAQHIAGAIFISLADMSSNTANLKLDKNKWIITYCT from the coding sequence ATGAGAAAAACACAAAGTGTTCTCCTGGCGTTCGTTATGTTTTTTGTGACAGCTTGTAGCGTCGCAACTGCTACGCCCGCACCGGATACAAACTTTATCCCAACTCAGATAGAAGAACTAACTCTTCCGTCTACAAAATTGCCGACTAAAGCACCGGCGAACAACCTGCCTCTTACTGATGCCGATGTGCCGCGCGTCACCGTGGAAAACGCCAAAGCCGCGTTTGATGCCGGTGTTGCGATCATTGTGGATGTGCGAAGCCAGGAAGCTTATGATGCTCAACACATTGCTGGGGCGATCTTCATTTCGCTCGCCGATATGTCGAGCAATACGGCAAACCTGAAACTCGATAAGAACAAATGGATCATTACGTACTGTACCTGA
- a CDS encoding Glu/Leu/Phe/Val dehydrogenase → MIGQINAFELAQKQFDRAAEMLNLDPGVREALRWPMREYSFRIPIRMDDGSVKVFQGFRVQHNDARGPNKGGIRFHPAETLDTVRALATWMTWKCAVADIPLGGGKGGVICDPATLSDVEKEQICRGWVGAMWKNIGPRNDVPAPDVGTTPQMMGWMMDEYSRLVGQYSPGVFTGKPVGSGGSEGRTEATGFGVIYHIREALKHLKIDSTKSIAAIEGFGNVAQYAAIGFIELLGGTVACVSCWDRHNKKSYTYSKKGGIDPRYLLSITDQYGTINRKAAEEAGYIVEDGEAWITKEADVLIPAAIEGHVNAETVQKMSSRVKVVAEGANGPCTIEADNFFKANKIFNIPDFLCNAGGVTTSYFEQVQNDMNYYWTHDAVLERLDTKMTLAFNAVLQTSIEKDVYMRDAAYMVSIMRVVKAMELRGWLHGSW, encoded by the coding sequence ATGATAGGTCAAATCAATGCGTTTGAACTGGCGCAGAAGCAGTTTGATCGAGCCGCCGAAATGCTCAACCTCGATCCGGGCGTACGGGAGGCCTTACGCTGGCCGATGCGGGAATATTCCTTCCGCATCCCCATCCGCATGGACGATGGCTCCGTCAAGGTCTTTCAGGGATTCCGCGTCCAACATAACGATGCGCGTGGACCCAACAAGGGCGGCATTCGTTTCCATCCGGCCGAAACCCTCGATACTGTGCGCGCCCTCGCCACATGGATGACTTGGAAATGCGCCGTTGCCGATATCCCCTTGGGAGGCGGTAAAGGCGGCGTCATCTGTGACCCGGCTACCTTATCCGATGTGGAAAAGGAACAGATCTGCCGAGGCTGGGTCGGTGCCATGTGGAAAAATATCGGCCCACGCAACGATGTCCCTGCACCTGATGTTGGTACCACTCCGCAAATGATGGGCTGGATGATGGATGAATACTCCCGCCTTGTTGGCCAATATTCGCCGGGTGTATTTACCGGTAAACCTGTCGGCAGTGGCGGCTCTGAAGGCAGAACCGAAGCCACAGGCTTTGGCGTCATTTATCACATCCGTGAGGCGCTCAAACACCTGAAGATCGATTCCACAAAATCCATTGCGGCCATTGAAGGCTTTGGCAACGTAGCGCAATATGCCGCGATCGGTTTTATCGAATTATTGGGCGGCACAGTGGCTTGCGTTTCCTGTTGGGATCGCCACAATAAGAAATCGTACACCTACAGCAAGAAGGGCGGCATTGACCCGCGCTACCTGCTTTCCATCACTGACCAATACGGCACCATCAATCGCAAAGCCGCTGAAGAAGCAGGTTACATTGTGGAAGACGGCGAAGCGTGGATCACCAAAGAAGCCGACGTGCTCATCCCGGCCGCCATCGAAGGTCATGTCAATGCAGAGACCGTACAGAAGATGTCGAGTCGCGTTAAAGTCGTTGCTGAAGGCGCGAACGGCCCCTGCACCATCGAAGCCGACAACTTCTTCAAAGCCAACAAGATCTTCAACATCCCAGACTTCTTGTGCAACGCTGGCGGCGTGACAACGTCCTACTTTGAACAAGTCCAGAACGATATGAACTACTACTGGACTCACGACGCCGTCCTCGAACGCCTCGACACCAAAATGACTCTTGCGTTCAATGCGGTCCTCCAAACCAGCATCGAAAAAGATGTCTACATGCGCGACGCGGCCTACATGGTCTCGATCATGCGTGTGGTCAAAGCCATGGAATTGCGCGGCTGGCTCCACGGCAGTTGGTAA
- a CDS encoding GNAT family N-acetyltransferase yields MLKIIPCKDHIEELVRFVTRLNSDGTHHIGFFGEGEADIRASLAECLIPTAEGFMLAYDDDQLIGVFGVDADSEINRVWLFGPLVEYEDWHTVADKLYEQVLSIIPAGIRDYDLFCDEQNIHLQEFAERHGFHLRSEGAVMSLLRENYTPTAKNQSTIISFDESFFGQLEQLHKTIFPNAYFTARQMVEKINETHQLFLAIENDNPLGYHFCKIEPEAESGYVDFIGTDSSARGRGIGADLLASGIHWMLSTPSTKRIDLTVNADNVPARSLYTKFGFITERVMRGYRKQIA; encoded by the coding sequence ATGCTAAAAATCATCCCGTGCAAAGATCACATTGAAGAACTCGTCCGCTTTGTCACCCGCCTCAACAGTGACGGGACACATCACATTGGCTTTTTCGGCGAAGGCGAAGCCGATATTCGCGCCTCACTGGCGGAATGTCTCATCCCAACTGCTGAGGGATTCATGCTGGCCTATGACGACGATCAACTCATCGGCGTATTCGGCGTGGATGCTGACTCAGAGATCAACCGCGTTTGGCTGTTCGGTCCGCTTGTGGAATATGAGGACTGGCACACAGTCGCAGACAAACTGTATGAGCAGGTCTTGTCCATCATTCCCGCAGGCATTCGGGATTACGATCTATTCTGCGACGAACAAAATATTCATTTGCAGGAATTCGCCGAGCGGCATGGCTTCCATTTGCGTTCTGAAGGTGCGGTGATGTCATTACTGCGAGAGAACTACACACCGACTGCAAAGAACCAGTCAACGATCATTTCATTTGACGAGAGTTTCTTCGGTCAACTTGAGCAGTTACACAAAACAATTTTCCCCAACGCTTATTTCACTGCCCGCCAGATGGTCGAAAAAATAAACGAGACACATCAACTCTTTCTCGCAATCGAAAACGACAACCCGCTCGGATACCACTTCTGCAAGATCGAACCCGAAGCGGAATCGGGTTACGTGGATTTCATCGGCACAGACTCCTCCGCACGCGGACGCGGCATCGGCGCCGACTTGCTCGCATCAGGTATACACTGGATGCTGTCCACGCCTTCGACAAAACGCATCGACCTGACGGTTAATGCGGATAATGTCCCTGCACGAAGTTTGTATACAAAGTTTGGCTTTATCACCGAAAGAGTCATGCGCGGGTATCGCAAACAGATTGCTTAA
- a CDS encoding DMT family transporter gives MLTMIAFASNSLLNRVALGQNAIDPVSYTTVRLVSGAMMLFIIASLQRKNEQPVLRGSWFSAAFLFLYALTFSFAYRNLSAGTGALILFGSVQITMLVFALRCGERPQPWEWVGLFLALGGLVYLVFPGIKAPSLLGSTLMTIAGIAWGFYTIRGRGLQNPLAVTAGNFVYAVPMALVILAISFKNILISSNGIFYAVVSGALASGVGYVIWYAALRGLTTTRAAMVQLSVPVIAAWGGVLFLAEHVSARLLIAGVLILSGITMALLSKQKKA, from the coding sequence ATGTTGACGATGATCGCATTTGCATCGAATTCGTTGCTGAACAGGGTGGCATTGGGGCAAAACGCTATTGACCCGGTCAGTTACACCACGGTGAGACTGGTATCTGGCGCGATGATGTTGTTCATCATTGCCAGCTTGCAAAGAAAAAATGAACAGCCTGTGTTGCGCGGCAGTTGGTTTTCTGCCGCGTTTTTGTTTTTATATGCGCTCACCTTTTCGTTTGCGTATCGAAATTTGAGCGCTGGTACCGGAGCATTGATCCTTTTCGGAAGTGTGCAGATCACAATGCTTGTCTTTGCTTTGCGATGCGGCGAACGTCCACAGCCATGGGAGTGGGTAGGGTTGTTCCTTGCCTTGGGCGGGTTGGTGTATCTTGTATTTCCCGGTATCAAAGCCCCTTCATTACTTGGTTCTACACTGATGACCATCGCTGGGATTGCGTGGGGCTTCTACACTATACGCGGTCGTGGGTTACAAAATCCGCTGGCGGTTACGGCTGGGAATTTTGTCTATGCAGTGCCAATGGCTTTGGTCATATTGGCGATCTCTTTCAAGAATATTCTTATCTCTTCAAATGGAATTTTTTATGCGGTAGTATCTGGTGCATTGGCATCAGGTGTAGGTTACGTGATTTGGTATGCGGCGCTGCGTGGTTTAACAACAACACGTGCGGCCATGGTCCAACTCTCTGTGCCGGTGATCGCGGCGTGGGGTGGTGTATTGTTCCTTGCGGAGCATGTCTCTGCGAGGTTGTTGATCGCTGGCGTATTGATATTAAGTGGGATCACAATGGCGTTGTTGAGCAAGCAGAAAAAAGCTTGA
- a CDS encoding NUDIX domain-containing protein — protein sequence MPGLAVIVAVIEDGKVLLTKREDFEVWCLPGGGVEEGESLAEAGIREVKEETGVDVELTRLVGVYSRMGGSPHDVHAVLYAAKPIGGTLMTQPNETIEVVYFPFDKLPNEMLFGHKKRINDAINDRSGMSVRQEIKMQDTTNYTRKELYEARDRSGLTRQQFYLGRITNAEVNEVVEVGEA from the coding sequence ATGCCAGGTCTTGCTGTGATCGTTGCCGTGATCGAGGATGGGAAGGTTCTTCTTACAAAGCGTGAAGATTTTGAAGTATGGTGCCTGCCCGGTGGTGGCGTGGAAGAAGGTGAGTCACTGGCTGAAGCGGGGATCAGGGAAGTGAAGGAAGAAACAGGCGTGGATGTAGAATTGACGCGCTTGGTCGGGGTCTATTCAAGGATGGGTGGTAGCCCGCATGATGTCCACGCAGTGTTGTATGCCGCAAAACCAATTGGCGGGACATTGATGACACAGCCGAATGAAACAATTGAAGTTGTGTACTTTCCATTTGACAAGTTGCCCAATGAAATGCTATTCGGGCACAAAAAACGCATCAATGATGCGATCAACGATAGAAGCGGCATGTCTGTTCGGCAAGAGATCAAAATGCAGGATACAACAAATTACACCCGCAAGGAATTGTATGAAGCGCGCGACCGATCTGGATTAACGCGTCAACAATTTTATTTGGGGCGAATCACAAATGCAGAGGTCAACGAAGTTGTGGAAGTAGGTGAAGCATGA
- a CDS encoding serine/threonine protein kinase: MIPEKIGRYEIKSELGRGGMATVYRGYDPRFEREVAVKVLPSELLHSDPQFKLRFEREAKIIASLEHPSIVPVYDVGDEGGQPYFVMRYMNGGSLSERIKNKVMSIQEAARILGQIAPGMDEAHAKGIVHRDLKPSNILFDSKDTPYISDFGIAKLSQSQASSVTGSGIIGTPAYMAPEQASGEGVDGRSDIYALGIILFEMLTGRQPYEADTPMAVAIKHITDPVPRILDANPNLPPDVENIIQVAMAKSKNDRFATAVEMVDALRNIDKPETKTQMRTRAMKAKTAALPATRIGAQPVKKSFNVLAIIIPLVVVLVLVGGGYFIFNSINRPVETEAPVLTSTTAPVTATSEPSTEAPVVPVEPSVTPTDTPVPATDTPAAPQLPVLGGADKIALVSNNEIWLINVDGSDPKQLTFDGATKNDLQWLDHDTILFLSGKVIKYYKLSTDVVDTLTSFNSAASLDAFRVSHDGKQVMIAMSNEIFVVPFDLERMKTIKSRGTFFDPAEKACILPLGGTKAAFAVREARWSADDKLVAWLYKGVSGDTLVAAEQIMVLDVTACDPSKIDQKDNFPGSRFVPVGYQTRVLTDFDWDGNDLFAFNTERRNSGWGEFYLYNWITHKPTLLYPVNKTCCYRDARWSPDGTYILFAFQDLGLGPNAKNQLYYVPAGELGTGAIFKPLPLPGDFFKNPKEAPQPALRPAQ, translated from the coding sequence ATGATACCGGAAAAAATTGGTCGTTACGAGATCAAGTCAGAATTGGGACGCGGAGGCATGGCAACTGTCTACCGCGGATACGATCCCCGCTTCGAGCGTGAAGTGGCCGTGAAGGTCTTGCCTTCCGAGTTGTTACATTCAGACCCTCAATTTAAGTTGAGGTTCGAGCGGGAAGCAAAGATCATTGCTTCGCTTGAACATCCGTCCATTGTGCCGGTGTATGATGTGGGGGATGAAGGTGGGCAACCTTACTTTGTTATGCGTTACATGAACGGTGGCTCACTTTCTGAACGCATCAAGAACAAAGTGATGAGCATTCAGGAAGCCGCAAGGATCTTGGGGCAGATCGCGCCTGGCATGGATGAAGCGCACGCCAAGGGAATTGTCCATCGTGATTTGAAGCCAAGCAACATCCTTTTTGACTCTAAAGACACTCCGTATATTTCCGATTTTGGTATCGCCAAATTATCACAATCTCAGGCTAGCAGTGTGACCGGCTCCGGCATCATCGGTACACCTGCCTACATGGCGCCTGAACAAGCATCCGGCGAAGGCGTGGATGGACGTTCGGATATCTACGCACTTGGCATCATTCTTTTTGAAATGCTAACAGGCCGTCAACCGTACGAAGCAGATACCCCGATGGCAGTCGCGATCAAACATATTACCGATCCAGTGCCTCGTATTCTTGATGCCAACCCCAACCTGCCTCCAGATGTGGAGAACATCATCCAGGTGGCGATGGCCAAGAGCAAGAACGATCGTTTTGCCACCGCTGTTGAAATGGTGGATGCTTTACGGAATATCGATAAACCAGAAACCAAAACGCAGATGCGCACACGGGCCATGAAGGCCAAAACTGCCGCTCTGCCTGCCACGCGGATTGGTGCTCAACCCGTAAAGAAATCTTTCAATGTGTTGGCAATCATCATTCCGCTTGTTGTAGTGTTGGTGCTCGTTGGAGGTGGATACTTTATTTTTAACAGTATCAACCGCCCCGTAGAAACAGAAGCGCCGGTCCTTACATCTACAACGGCGCCTGTTACGGCAACATCCGAACCGTCAACAGAAGCTCCAGTTGTGCCTGTCGAGCCGAGCGTAACTCCTACAGACACTCCTGTTCCAGCTACGGATACGCCGGCTGCCCCGCAACTACCTGTTCTGGGCGGCGCGGACAAGATCGCACTGGTTTCCAATAACGAGATCTGGCTGATCAATGTAGATGGTTCAGACCCCAAGCAACTGACCTTTGATGGTGCCACCAAGAACGACTTGCAATGGCTTGACCATGATACGATTCTGTTCCTCAGCGGAAAAGTGATCAAGTATTACAAGTTATCAACCGATGTGGTGGATACACTTACTAGCTTTAACTCTGCGGCTTCGTTGGATGCCTTCCGCGTTTCACATGATGGCAAACAAGTGATGATCGCCATGAGCAATGAGATCTTTGTTGTACCGTTCGATCTCGAACGCATGAAGACCATCAAATCACGTGGTACATTTTTTGACCCGGCAGAGAAGGCTTGCATTCTGCCGCTTGGTGGTACCAAAGCCGCGTTTGCCGTGCGCGAAGCCCGTTGGTCAGCAGACGATAAACTTGTTGCATGGTTATACAAGGGTGTGAGTGGCGATACATTGGTTGCCGCCGAACAGATTATGGTTCTTGATGTGACCGCCTGTGATCCATCAAAGATCGATCAGAAAGATAATTTCCCCGGTTCTCGTTTTGTACCAGTGGGATATCAGACCCGCGTGCTGACGGATTTTGACTGGGATGGAAATGATCTTTTCGCGTTCAACACAGAAAGAAGGAACAGTGGTTGGGGAGAGTTCTATCTCTATAACTGGATCACGCACAAGCCGACTCTTCTTTACCCCGTCAACAAGACCTGTTGTTACCGTGATGCACGCTGGAGCCCGGATGGCACATACATTCTCTTTGCCTTCCAGGATCTTGGCCTTGGCCCCAACGCAAAGAACCAGTTATATTATGTGCCTGCAGGCGAATTGGGAACTGGCGCGATCTTCAAGCCGCTCCCTCTGCCGGGAGATTTCTTCAAGAATCCTAAAGAAGCTCCGCAGCCTGCCCTGCGCCCCGCACAGTAG
- a CDS encoding VOC family protein, translated as MKITSIDHIQIAIPSGEEDKARSFYVNVLGFTEIPKPPALAQNGGAWFQSDAVQLHIGIEKDFHPARKAHTAFIVTDLSAMLEKIERAGFEIDNSQPPLDGYNRVHIFDPFGNRIELMEQI; from the coding sequence ATGAAGATCACATCCATTGACCACATACAGATCGCCATTCCCTCCGGCGAAGAGGATAAGGCGCGCTCGTTCTATGTCAACGTGCTTGGCTTTACCGAAATCCCCAAGCCGCCTGCGCTTGCCCAAAATGGTGGCGCATGGTTTCAATCGGATGCTGTGCAACTTCATATCGGCATCGAAAAAGATTTTCATCCCGCGCGCAAAGCGCACACCGCATTCATTGTGACCGACCTCTCTGCGATGCTTGAAAAAATAGAACGCGCGGGTTTTGAGATCGATAACTCTCAACCTCCTTTAGATGGATACAACCGTGTGCACATCTTTGACCCATTCGGAAACCGAATTGAGTTGATGGAACAGATATGA
- a CDS encoding NUDIX hydrolase N-terminal domain-containing protein produces the protein MSKGSPKWIEWAREIFSLSQAGLAYSGNEFDIERYKRLQEITAEMIESQSDVSKETVLKSFSMQTGYATPKIDVRGAVVHEGKILLIQERMDGRWAMPGGWADLGNAPASVAEREVWEESGYRVKAEKVVAVIDANRIEPMEFYHAFKIIFLCKLIGGEPQVSYETLAVDFFDMNDLPPLSLFRTNEDMLQEVFAHVKDPSRPTAFD, from the coding sequence ATGAGTAAAGGATCACCGAAGTGGATCGAATGGGCACGCGAGATCTTTTCGCTGAGTCAGGCAGGGTTGGCGTACAGCGGGAATGAATTCGATATTGAACGCTATAAACGCTTGCAGGAAATTACTGCTGAGATGATCGAGAGTCAATCGGATGTTTCGAAAGAAACCGTCCTCAAAAGTTTCTCGATGCAAACAGGTTATGCCACACCGAAGATCGACGTCCGCGGTGCGGTGGTGCATGAAGGCAAGATACTTCTTATCCAGGAACGCATGGATGGCCGATGGGCCATGCCCGGCGGTTGGGCAGACCTTGGCAATGCGCCTGCGTCTGTGGCAGAACGTGAAGTATGGGAGGAAAGCGGGTATCGCGTGAAGGCGGAAAAGGTTGTGGCTGTTATTGATGCCAACCGCATCGAACCGATGGAGTTCTATCACGCGTTCAAGATCATCTTTTTGTGCAAACTCATCGGCGGCGAACCACAAGTGAGCTATGAAACACTGGCCGTGGATTTCTTCGACATGAACGATCTGCCTCCGCTATCCCTGTTTCGTACGAACGAGGATATGTTGCAGGAAGTGTTCGCGCACGTCAAAGACCCGTCCCGCCCGACGGCATTTGATTGA
- the pyrF gene encoding orotidine-5'-phosphate decarboxylase gives METFFSFLEKRVDDCSSLLCVGLDPHVNDLSAPTAASALDFCLNLIKQTAPYAAAFKPNAAFFEVFGAEGWTALKQVIEAIDEESKRLGSLIPVILDAKRGDIASTAEAYAKSVFETLGAHCVTLSPYLGKDSIDPFLSYPEKGVFLLCKTSNSGSGDLQDILVTEDERLTTESETSVLRPPSSIPLYIHVAKLAQQWNTKNTIGLVVGATHVEATKRVRAAAPDLWFLAPGVGAQGGELEAALKAGLRKDGKGMLIPISRGISRAEKPGLAAAEIRDEILHIKRELRK, from the coding sequence ATGGAAACTTTCTTCTCTTTTTTGGAAAAGCGGGTGGATGACTGTTCGTCATTGCTCTGTGTTGGGCTTGATCCACATGTCAATGATTTATCTGCCCCCACCGCCGCTTCTGCTCTGGACTTTTGCCTGAATCTCATCAAACAGACCGCGCCCTACGCTGCGGCCTTCAAACCCAACGCCGCGTTCTTCGAAGTCTTCGGCGCCGAAGGCTGGACAGCGCTCAAGCAGGTCATCGAAGCCATTGACGAAGAGTCAAAGCGCCTCGGTTCACTGATCCCTGTCATCCTCGATGCCAAACGCGGCGACATCGCTTCGACAGCAGAGGCGTACGCTAAGTCTGTATTTGAGACTTTAGGCGCGCATTGTGTCACGCTGAGTCCGTATTTGGGAAAAGACTCAATCGATCCGTTTCTCAGTTATCCAGAGAAAGGCGTGTTCCTGCTTTGTAAGACAAGTAACTCTGGTTCAGGAGATTTACAAGACATTCTTGTGACCGAGGACGAAAGACTGACGACCGAGTCGGAGACATCCGTCCTCCGTCCTCCGTCCTCAATCCCTCTCTACATCCACGTCGCCAAACTTGCCCAACAATGGAATACCAAAAACACCATTGGACTGGTTGTCGGCGCAACACATGTGGAAGCGACCAAGCGTGTCCGTGCCGCTGCACCTGATCTGTGGTTCCTTGCGCCCGGCGTCGGCGCCCAAGGCGGAGAGTTGGAAGCCGCGCTCAAAGCTGGTCTCCGCAAAGACGGCAAAGGGATGTTGATCCCCATCTCGCGCGGCATCTCACGTGCCGAAAAGCCTGGTCTCGCCGCGGCTGAAATACGAGACGAAATATTGCATATCAAAAGAGAATTGCGAAAATGA
- a CDS encoding cupin — protein MKTPQVTPWPDSATPTESTLRQLYANEGMDPYVWSNGPHDVYAAHTHSFDKVIYVVRGSITFGLPELGQKLTLKAGDRLDLPAGTVHDATVGPQGVVCLEGHK, from the coding sequence ATGAAAACGCCTCAAGTCACCCCCTGGCCTGATTCAGCAACACCGACCGAATCCACGCTGAGACAATTGTATGCAAATGAAGGCATGGACCCGTATGTGTGGTCGAACGGCCCTCATGATGTGTATGCGGCACACACGCATTCCTTCGATAAGGTCATTTATGTTGTGCGTGGTTCGATTACATTTGGCCTCCCCGAACTCGGACAGAAGTTGACGCTCAAAGCCGGTGACCGACTCGATCTGCCCGCTGGCACTGTCCATGATGCGACGGTGGGGCCGCAGGGAGTCGTCTGTTTGGAAGGACATAAGTGA
- a CDS encoding orotate phosphoribosyltransferase: protein MTKLTQSQKSLADELLSAGCIKFGEFTLKSGLKSPIYIDLRQIITYPKLLEQIGAAYLPLLKDLKFDRIAGLPYAAIPIATAISLAGNYPMIYPRKEAKSYGTKAEIEGEYHAGETVVVIDDLATTGGSKFEAIEKLTGAGLVVKDVVVLVDRQSGAKESLAQAGYSMHAVLTIGQLLEYWEENEKVEKNKIEETRKFLTESH, encoded by the coding sequence ATGACTAAACTTACCCAATCACAAAAATCCCTTGCCGATGAGCTCCTCTCCGCAGGCTGTATCAAATTCGGAGAATTCACCCTCAAGTCGGGACTCAAGAGTCCCATTTACATTGACTTGCGCCAGATCATCACTTATCCCAAACTACTGGAGCAGATCGGTGCGGCATATTTGCCTTTGCTCAAAGATTTGAAATTTGACCGCATCGCTGGCTTACCTTATGCGGCAATTCCCATTGCGACTGCCATCTCCCTCGCTGGGAACTATCCCATGATCTACCCGCGCAAGGAAGCCAAGTCCTATGGCACGAAGGCCGAGATCGAAGGCGAATATCACGCAGGCGAAACGGTCGTCGTCATTGATGATCTCGCCACTACCGGCGGAAGTAAATTCGAGGCCATTGAAAAATTGACAGGCGCAGGCTTGGTCGTGAAAGATGTCGTTGTGCTTGTGGACCGTCAATCCGGCGCGAAAGAATCGCTGGCGCAGGCGGGCTATTCCATGCATGCGGTGCTGACGATCGGTCAGCTTTTGGAGTATTGGGAAGAAAATGAAAAAGTGGAGAAGAACAAGATTGAAGAAACGAGGAAGTTTTTAACAGAAAGTCATTAA